ACAATCAATGATATGGTCTTTCTTTTCAGCTTTAACCGGCccaaacatgatatatatatatatatatatatatatatagccatAAAGACGTGGTTATTGGTTACTCCTCTGTGCTTACTCGAGGCATATTGGTTACGACTTCCATACTTAGGCAAGCCTGACGGCCGACGTTTTGTCAGTTATGGATGCCTAACTGAGATCGATTAGAGTGGTACCTTTAAACTTCTGCTTAGTGATCTCATTGATATTATTGGCCATTTTCGGAGTCAGATGATTCTTCCAGTCACCAACCTCACCTTTTCGGAAGTACTCCCGGTAGCTCCCCAATGTTACAAAGCTCCATAATCTCAAGCACGGTGcccttctcctcttcctcggAGGTGAACGGCTGCCCTAAGAACTTGGCCAACCTCTTCACATGCCATACCTTATCCATTTTCGTGTCTTCATATTTCAGGAACAATACATTGTTAGGGTACTCCAGACTTGCTTTCCAGTACCCTAACACATGATCCCAGAAGGATCCACAGGGAGAGACACCTTGCAAGAACAAGTCAACTGCCTCTTCCAACGGAAGCGCCAACAGTCGATACTTCTTTTCTTGATGCTTGCATAGTACCAGAAGGAAACAACCACGTCCTTAGGGTCCCTCCACATGTGCACGGTGCGGCAACGTTTGGGACCCTTGGCTAACTCGGGCATCGTGTTGTAGGGAACATGAGTGGACAGCAGGCGAGGCGAGGGAAGTATCTCCGGGTCCCATGATGGGGGTCGTCCTGAACAAGCATAGCTCAAGGAAAGGCACACACTCGTGCACGCTATTTTTGAGAAATGGATGTGCCTTCGTGTTAGTGTAAATTGCTCTATTCATGATCAAGATGATCTAAGCCTTTGAGCCAAGTTGTGCCGCATTATGGAGACGTGGCCAGGAGAACATTGCTCTGTCAAGGTTTAAAGTGCTCATGTAGGTAGATTGCTCCTTCTAATCCGATACCGGGGCCGTACCAAGAGCCTTGGAGCATGTATAGATTCTCACTCATCCATTCCTTTTCCAATGGAAGAGTTGGGATTATGAGTTCTTTGTATCTTTTATAAGTTTCCTCCACATATTCCTCCTCTTCCTTGGAATTGGGCAGAAAGCATTGCTCTGCCTTGACAGATGAAGTTGCCATGAGATGGAGAAATCTGGAAAGTGTATTATAAGCTTTTGTATATATGAGAGAGTTTGCATCAACTAATTATAATGttttccattatatatatagccagCCGTACGAGAAAGTTGTTAGAGAAAGCGGATAGAATACTGAGAGCATCGATCACTAGAACTGAACTTCCAACAGATTATTTAAGAAGTCAAAGAGTAGTGAACGCAAGTTGTCTCACCTAACATGGGActttacttgaattaattattaaacatAGATTAATAATCTCTACTTTGGATTATGCATAATTATCTGTGCCCTTGAATTGATTCATAACCAacctaaattaaatttttatgtgCATAGAACGAATGTTAACATTTAACATAATATTGTATATAAATTAACCTGAAAAATTATTCTGacattatatgtatataatggGAATCAATTAACATTTACAAACGAATAAAAAgtatttagatatatatttacCATTCTAACCCCAcgatattataatttaaataatattttggaGAAACCTGGgaagtatatattataagCTTTTGTATATATGAGAGAGTTTGCATGaactaaatataatataatgtttGCCATTATATGTCTAGCCATGAGATGGAGAAACCTGAAATGTGTAATATAAGCTTTTGTACATATGAATGAGTTTGCATGAACTAAATATAATGTttgtcattatatatatagccagCCATACGAGAAAGTTGTTACAGAAGGCGGAAGGAATACTGAGAGCATCGATCACGAGAGCTGAATTTCTAACAGAAGATTATTTTAAGAAGTCAAAGAATAGTGCACGCAAGTTGTCTCACCTAACATGGGActttacttgaattaattattcaacataaattaattatctctaCTTTGGATTCTGCATAATTACCTGTGCTGTTGAATTGATTTATAGCCagcataaattaatttttttttatgtgcatTGAATGATGACataattatttgtattttggatCATATAAATAGATCAGCGAATACTATTGAAAGGAAAGCGTCTACaccatttattaaattatctttttccAAAATTCTATCAAATGTTAACATTTAACATAATATTGTATATAAATtaacatgaaaaattattctgatattaaatatatatatataatgggaaTCAATTAACATTTACAAACTAATATAAAgtatttagatatatatttacGATTTTGACCCCAcgatattataatatttgcCTTTATGACCCTATTTATTGATTGGgttacaactttatatatatactagacTAGTGAACCGGTGCGTGGCACggattttgtaaaaaaatcttattataaaaactttattataaaatattagatattaatACAATAATTTATATTGACGTATatgctttcatatatactaTATCATACGCATGccatataatattaattcaaGAGCTCATAAGCAAATAATTCATGTAAGATATTTTATAGACATGATCTCAATTACCAATTCAATTCATAAGaacttaataatataataaaatcccaaaaaataaaaaaatttctaattttggtcaatgaaagaaaattaataattgtagaATCTAGTATACTTTTACATTTTGTATTTGCAATTGTCTTTTTTTCACTCATATTTCATATGTTAAGTTTGATGAAATGACTAATCACTTCGATGAAatattgatttaatttaacttttataaggCTAACAatgattattaatattaattaattaaagtttaataattattaatttctttaaaattatgtatatttaattactaataaaatatcaattgcttataaaataactgtaagagattaaaattcttctttaatatttcttttggatatattatctttaattacaataataagagatattatttaatatctatatagcatattaaattattaatacaTGGACAATTCTACCCCTGCTCAATAGAAGTAATTACATTCCACTCCTATTTAATAGGGTGAGATActactctatatatatatatatatatatatataggttacACTTATACTTTCCCGTGCCCATTCAGCACTAGAAGTTGGGGGTAATATGGAAGAGAACTCAAAAGTGGTGGTGAGAGCTAGGTAGCTTATAATGTTTGCCGAGTTTTGATATGACATATCTATCGGGAGGGCAATGCTCGTACAAATTGGCCCGTGAATTAAGCTTTCTTTCACTTTGGATTCATTGAATTTTCAGTAACAGGCGATGCACACTAAAATGTTGGCTCTTTAGTAAGGGGTGTGCCACCGCATCAACCTAATTTTTTAAGGAATTTCTTCTATTTCCagcgggaaaaaaaataaattaaaaaaaaatgtttctaGTATATACGGAAGAAGCCACGGTACGTGCAATAAAGCTTCCAAAGCCTATTAATTTGGGTGTGAAGGGGTCAAATGGGCTTCATTTATTGATTCCTCCTCCCCCTCGCTGCACTAATTTTTCATTGAGTTGTCTATTCCTGGTCTCTCCTCTTCTTGTCTTCTCCTCTTGCAAAGAGCTTTAAATGTAACAAATAGATAAGTAGCCTAAACCCAGAAAACAACTCATATTCTTCATACAGATATATTTCGGGTTAAGAGAGATGATCGATAACCTCGgtaaattaagaaagaaatataaagAGTGCACGCCCAATGCATTCAACGTATTAAGTTATCAAATGAATCTCTGCCTCCCTCGAATCGTTAGCGATACATACATGTCTCTGCTTTGACTGAGAATGTGATAGTGCATGACCATTGAGGATGagatttgatttgatgatTCGTGCACCCATGCACACTTAATATCTGACACGAGATAGCGGCATGATCTATTGACCTTATAGGCTGACGATGCCTCTTTTCATATAACATTTTGGCTATTTCAGGCCAATCCAGTGATTACATGATGTAAAATTCCGTCTCCAAgagttcattttctttttgcatCGCAAGTGGTTACCGAGAATTTCTGCATGCACATTTTTCTTATACTGTACGTGAGGATCTCGAGTGACCAATCACCTGTGGAGAAGCAGGATGAACGGGGAATAGGGAAGCTAAGCCGGTGGTTAATTGCAAATACTATTCGTGGGATCTTTGATGGCCACATCAAATCAACACTTTGTATGGTGAATATTACGTTGATCTAACCACAAATCAGGGATGCCGGAACAGGTCATGTTACGAACAGTAGAAATATTTACCGCGAAAAGAATCATATAGTCCTCCTCTGGTACAATAATCACATGGGGATGGACTTctcagttgttttttttttttcgattataaggaaTGCCCATGAAACTGatacatgaaaataaaaattttaagtatttaataaAGGGGTACGGGTAATCTCATTGGATATCGAATCTGGGACCTCACTAGGTTTCGATATCTGGCGTGAGACTACTTGTGTCcatatttaggatttttatttcaatgtaTTAAATCTATAAACTTTAttgtaaccggaaaaaaaaaagaagaatattgtTTGTAttagaaaatgaataaaaggATAGTGGGGCGCCCATTCACCACAGTAGGCCAACTAACTATTAAATGTGGCTATCAT
Above is a window of Punica granatum isolate Tunisia-2019 chromosome 7, ASM765513v2, whole genome shotgun sequence DNA encoding:
- the LOC116213692 gene encoding cytosolic sulfotransferase 7-like, whose amino-acid sequence is MATSSVKAEQCFLPNSKEEEEYVEETYKRYKELIIPTLPLEKEWMSENLYMLQGSWYGPGRPPSWDPEILPSPRLLSTHVPYNTMPELAKGPKRCRTVHMWRDPKDVVVSFWYYASIKKRRYWKASLEYPNNVLFLKYEDTKMDKVWHVKRLAKFLGQPFTSEEEEKGTVLEIMELCNIGELPGVLPKR